From Rhodovulum sulfidophilum DSM 1374, one genomic window encodes:
- a CDS encoding TorD/DmsD family molecular chaperone: MTEFLVDMSEEEAADLAFMAEFLASLLLTPPDRDCLQALRSMQGQVSLGRIGGYLGEETAVDAIRQILTAGSAEEVAVSLERRHTALFEGIFRQRSLPPYASAWDGTGRLCGPAVGRMQQILRDLDIHLEGTSEMPDHIGIQLATLAEALRRGRPDIAARLLDELDWCARFGAALIKADDTGFYGALARLVLAFKTLMTADEAAAQPLHDPATARI; this comes from the coding sequence ATGACCGAATTCCTCGTCGACATGAGCGAGGAAGAGGCCGCCGACCTGGCTTTCATGGCCGAATTCCTCGCCTCGCTTCTGCTGACCCCGCCCGACCGCGACTGCCTGCAGGCGCTGCGCTCGATGCAGGGACAGGTCTCGCTGGGCCGGATCGGAGGGTATCTGGGCGAGGAGACGGCGGTCGATGCGATCCGCCAGATCCTCACCGCGGGATCGGCCGAAGAGGTCGCGGTCTCGCTCGAACGTCGCCACACGGCCTTGTTCGAGGGCATCTTCCGGCAGCGCAGCCTGCCGCCCTATGCCAGCGCCTGGGACGGGACCGGACGGCTTTGCGGCCCCGCCGTGGGCCGGATGCAGCAGATCCTGCGCGATCTCGACATCCATCTCGAAGGCACCTCGGAGATGCCCGACCATATCGGCATCCAGCTGGCGACGCTGGCCGAGGCGCTGCGGCGCGGCCGCCCCGACATCGCGGCGCGGCTGCTGGACGAGCTTGACTGGTGCGCGCGCTTCGGCGCTGCGCTGATCAAGGCGGACGATACCGGTTTCTACGGTGCGCTGGCCCGGCTGGTGCTGGCATTCAAGACCCTGATGACGGCCGATGAGGCCGCCGCCCAACCCCTGCACGACCCCGCCACGGCGCGGATCTGA
- a CDS encoding c-type cytochrome — translation MTVKARTLVKLAGSLLVLGGAGFLVVTSPWTWSAVNGSRELPALEGADLENGRTVFLASDCATCHASPDAEDETHLGGGRSLDTAFGIFHMPNISPDEETGIGSWTLAEFDRALREGVGPEGVMPDGQNLYPAFPYTSYQRLTGEDSRDLYAYLMSLPAVRSDVPDHELKFPYNLRRGVGIWRLAFLDGDALTPGEVPDGVDPDVYHRGEYLVEGAGHCAECHSPRGLMGEVIADKRYGGGPNPEGTGWFPNISPDQTGIGYWSTARIANYLHTGKNPIGRMADGDMAEVVANTSQLPFSDVQAMAVYLKSVPPVENRAPGQPAPNYADHVVMLDQAVGKAPQLPVSAASAIAAGDSATVVETKDVWLGADMVATENQPDGKILGGAAAEVTARDGDKVQLTLRGWQMEDAPTVLYQAKGQRVMMAVFDDAAAAAVTRGAPEVAAATGQSWVPAEIALWSDAGGMNTDRGAVWEYGQDTFQKACAACHVLPQKTHFTANQWIGTLKAMRRFTSFSDDQYRLILAYLQNHSKDLNVSKETVQ, via the coding sequence ATGACAGTCAAAGCAAGAACGCTAGTGAAGCTGGCGGGTAGCCTGTTGGTTCTGGGAGGGGCGGGTTTCCTTGTCGTGACCTCGCCCTGGACCTGGTCCGCAGTGAACGGCAGCCGCGAGCTGCCCGCGCTGGAAGGCGCAGATCTCGAGAATGGCCGCACCGTCTTCCTGGCCTCGGATTGCGCCACCTGCCATGCCAGCCCGGACGCGGAAGATGAAACCCATTTGGGCGGCGGCCGGTCGCTGGACACCGCCTTCGGCATCTTCCACATGCCCAACATCTCGCCCGATGAGGAAACCGGCATCGGCAGCTGGACCCTGGCCGAGTTCGACCGCGCGCTGCGCGAGGGCGTCGGCCCCGAGGGCGTGATGCCCGACGGCCAGAACCTGTATCCGGCCTTCCCCTATACCTCGTATCAGCGGCTGACCGGCGAGGATTCGCGCGACCTTTACGCCTATCTCATGTCGCTGCCCGCGGTCCGGTCCGACGTGCCCGATCACGAGCTGAAATTCCCCTACAACCTGCGCCGCGGCGTCGGCATCTGGCGGCTGGCCTTCCTTGACGGCGACGCCCTGACCCCCGGCGAGGTGCCGGACGGCGTCGACCCCGATGTCTATCACCGCGGCGAATATCTGGTCGAAGGCGCGGGCCACTGCGCCGAATGCCACTCGCCGCGCGGTCTGATGGGCGAGGTGATCGCCGACAAGCGCTATGGCGGCGGCCCGAACCCCGAGGGCACCGGCTGGTTCCCGAACATCTCGCCCGACCAGACCGGGATCGGCTACTGGTCGACGGCGCGGATCGCCAACTACCTGCATACCGGCAAGAACCCGATCGGCCGGATGGCCGATGGCGACATGGCCGAGGTCGTGGCCAATACCTCGCAGCTGCCGTTTTCGGACGTGCAGGCGATGGCGGTCTATCTGAAATCGGTGCCGCCGGTCGAGAACCGGGCGCCGGGCCAGCCCGCGCCGAACTATGCCGATCACGTGGTGATGCTGGACCAGGCCGTCGGCAAGGCGCCGCAACTGCCGGTCTCGGCCGCCTCCGCCATCGCGGCAGGCGACAGCGCTACCGTGGTCGAAACCAAGGATGTCTGGCTTGGCGCCGACATGGTCGCCACCGAGAACCAGCCCGACGGCAAGATCCTGGGCGGGGCCGCGGCCGAGGTCACGGCACGCGACGGCGACAAGGTGCAGCTGACGCTGCGCGGCTGGCAGATGGAAGACGCGCCGACGGTGCTCTACCAGGCCAAGGGCCAGCGGGTGATGATGGCGGTCTTCGACGATGCCGCCGCCGCCGCCGTGACGCGCGGCGCGCCCGAGGTCGCGGCCGCGACCGGCCAGAGCTGGGTGCCGGCCGAGATCGCGCTGTGGTCCGATGCCGGGGGCATGAACACCGATCGCGGCGCGGTCTGGGAGTACGGTCAGGACACCTTCCAGAAAGCCTGTGCCGCCTGCCACGTGCTGCCGCAGAAGACCCATTTCACGGCCAACCAGTGGATCGGGACGCTGAAGGCGATGCGCCGCTTCACCTCCTTCAGCGATGACCAGTACCGGCTGATCCTGGCCTATCTGCAGAACCACTCGAAGGATCTCAATGTCAGCAAGGAGACGGTGCAATGA